A DNA window from Limanda limanda chromosome 6, fLimLim1.1, whole genome shotgun sequence contains the following coding sequences:
- the laynb gene encoding layilin — MDFMKLFATVVLVLFQPGSASKINGQMICRRGTERPCYKVSNIQDSRRRVTFEDARQTCRSDGGELLSIETESEQRLVERFIQQMQAGDGDFWIVLRQSPQRYRAGATIPGCPSQYYWLDGSKAKFRNWHWDEPSCRGEMCVILYDQSPAPPDGDGRFLFQWSDVNCYSKNSVVCKYPEEKAPVFTDERNMTHAVPSLRPKLFSTTESDDKTKIVLPESSVSLSDNTLYASYILYATVPAVLLLLSAAAGFFCYRKHAKRRKTETENCPSISQPWKSTTASLCPIQGPYAFSDITKLPHTALDASTTADILTKLSCGPSPDSQCDDYENVSCTYKASGFVTNDIYETCKAQSRRSRGQTGWVENEIYG, encoded by the exons ATGGATTTTATGAAGCTGTTTGCCACCGTCGTCCTCGTTTTGTTCCAGCCTGGGTCCGCTTCTAAAATAAATG GCCAAATGATCTGTCGGCGTGGGACAGAGCGGCCGTGCTACAAGGTGTCCAACATCCAGGACAGCAGACGGAGAGTGACCTTCGAAGATGCCAGGCAGACCTGCAGGTCGGACGGGGGCGAGTTGCTCAGCATTGAAACAGAGAGCGAGCAGCGACTGGTAGAGAGGTTCATACAACAGATGCAGGCCGGAGATGGAGACTTCTGGATTGTTCTCCGCCAAAGCCCCCAGCGCTACAGGGCAGGGGCCACAATCCCAGGTTGCCCCTCACAGTACTATTGGCTGGATGGAAGCAAGGCCAAGTTCAG GAACTGGCACTGGGATGAGCCATCGTGTCGTGGTGAAATGTGCGTGATTCTGTACGATCAGTCGCCTGCTCCGCCTGACGGAGATGGTCGTTTCCTGTTCCAGTGGAGTGACGTCAACTGCTACTCTAAGAACAGCGTTGTCTGCAAATACCCAGAAG AAAAAGCCCCAGTATTTACTGATGAACGGAACATGACACATGCAG TTCCATCCCTGAGGCCAAAACTATTCTCAACTACTGAAAGTGACGACAAGACAAAAATAGTTCTACCTGAGTCTTCAg TGTCTCTCTCAGACAACACCCTGTATGCTTCCTACATCCTTTATGCAACTGTTCCTgctgtcctgctgctgctgtctgcggCTGCTGGCTTCTTCTGTTACAGAAAGCATGCGaaaag GAggaagacagaaacagagaactGCCCCAGCATCTCACAACCATGGAAGTCAACCACAGCTTCACTTTGTCCCATTCAAGGACCTTACGCCTTCAGTGACATCACCAAACTGCCTCACACCGCCCTCGACGCCAGCACCACCGCAGACATCTTGACAAAGTTATCGTGCGGCCCCTCCCCGGACTCCCAGTGTGACGATTATGAGAATGTGTCCTGCACGTACAAGGCGAGCGGCTTTGTGACCAACGACATCTACGAGACCTGCAAAGCTCAGAGTCGGCGCAGCCGCGGTCAGACTGGTTGGGTGGAAAACGAGATCTACGGATAA